A stretch of the Oceanicola sp. D3 genome encodes the following:
- the hslU gene encoding ATP-dependent protease ATPase subunit HslU: MTDLTPREIVSELDRFIIGQKDAKRAVAVALRNRWRRKQLADDIREEVYPKNILMIGPTGVGKTEISRRLAKLARAPFIKVEATKFTEVGYVGRDVEQIIRDLVDASIAQTRELMREDVRSKAREAAEERVLRAIAGEDARGKTLDMFRDKLRNGELDDTEIELDIAEPAPSMPMFEIPGQPGGGMQGMGNLQDLFGKAFGGRTQRRKFTVAESYDVLIGEEADKLLDDEAVKAAALESVQENGIVFIDEIDKVCARAETRGGDVSREGVQRDLLPLIEGTTVSTKHGPVKTDHILFIASGAFHIAKPSDLLPELQGRLPIRVELRALTEQDFVRILTETDNALTRQYTALMKTEGVEVSFTDDGISALARIAAEVNQSVENIGARRLYTVIERVFEELSFVAPDKSGDAVEINADYVEENLGELSRSTDLSRYVL, from the coding sequence ATGACAGACCTGACCCCCCGCGAGATCGTTTCCGAGCTCGACCGCTTCATCATCGGCCAAAAGGACGCCAAGCGCGCCGTTGCCGTTGCCCTTCGCAACCGCTGGCGGCGCAAGCAGCTGGCCGATGACATCCGCGAAGAGGTCTACCCCAAGAACATCCTTATGATCGGCCCGACCGGCGTGGGCAAAACCGAGATTTCCCGACGCCTCGCCAAGCTGGCCCGTGCGCCTTTCATCAAGGTTGAGGCCACCAAGTTTACCGAGGTTGGCTATGTTGGCCGTGATGTGGAGCAGATCATCCGCGATCTGGTTGATGCTTCCATTGCCCAGACCCGGGAGTTGATGCGCGAAGACGTCAGGTCGAAGGCCCGCGAAGCCGCCGAAGAGCGGGTGCTGCGCGCCATCGCCGGAGAAGACGCGCGCGGCAAGACGCTCGACATGTTCCGCGACAAGCTCCGCAACGGCGAGCTCGACGACACCGAGATCGAGCTCGACATCGCAGAGCCCGCTCCCTCCATGCCGATGTTCGAGATTCCCGGCCAACCCGGCGGCGGGATGCAGGGCATGGGCAACCTGCAAGATCTGTTCGGCAAGGCCTTCGGCGGGCGCACCCAGCGCCGCAAATTCACCGTCGCCGAAAGCTATGACGTGCTGATCGGCGAAGAGGCCGACAAGCTGCTGGATGATGAGGCCGTCAAGGCGGCAGCCCTTGAATCCGTGCAGGAGAACGGCATCGTCTTCATCGACGAGATCGACAAGGTCTGCGCCCGCGCCGAAACGCGTGGCGGCGATGTGAGCCGCGAGGGTGTTCAGCGCGATCTGCTGCCGCTGATCGAGGGCACAACCGTGTCCACCAAGCATGGACCGGTCAAGACCGACCATATCCTCTTCATCGCCTCAGGCGCCTTCCACATCGCCAAGCCGTCCGATCTGCTCCCCGAGCTTCAGGGCCGCCTGCCCATCCGGGTTGAGCTGCGGGCGCTGACCGAGCAGGATTTTGTGCGGATCCTGACCGAAACCGACAATGCGCTGACCCGGCAATACACCGCCCTTATGAAGACCGAAGGGGTGGAGGTGAGTTTTACCGATGATGGTATCTCGGCGCTTGCCCGCATCGCGGCAGAGGTCAATCAGAGCGTCGAGAATATCGGTGCCCGTCGGCTCTACACGGTGATCGAACGGGTCTTTGAGGAGCTTTCCTTCGTGGCGCCCGACAAGTCTGGCGACGCGGTCGAGATCAACGCCGACTATGTCGAGGAAAACCTTGGCGAACTTTCCCGCTCCACCGATTTGTCGCGGTACGTTCTATAG
- the trxA gene encoding thioredoxin encodes MATVAVTDDTFDTEVKEADLPVVVDFWAEWCGPCKQIGPALEELSDELDGKVKIVKVNVDENPNAPAQMGVRGIPALFLFKDGQVVSNKTGAAPKAALQSWITESI; translated from the coding sequence ATGGCCACCGTTGCCGTTACCGATGACACCTTCGACACCGAGGTGAAGGAAGCTGATCTGCCCGTTGTGGTGGATTTCTGGGCCGAGTGGTGCGGCCCCTGCAAACAGATCGGCCCGGCGCTTGAGGAGCTTTCCGACGAGCTCGACGGCAAAGTGAAGATCGTCAAAGTCAACGTCGACGAAAACCCCAACGCCCCGGCCCAGATGGGTGTGCGCGGCATCCCCGCCCTGTTCCTCTTCAAGGACGGTCAGGTTGTGTCGAACAAGACAGGCGCTGCCCCCAAGGCCGCGCTGCAAAGCTGGATCACCGAATCCATCTGA
- the hslV gene encoding ATP-dependent protease subunit HslV — translation MADDKFPGWHGTTIIGVRKDGEVVVAGDGQVSLGQTVIKGSARKVRRISPGGFDVVCGFAGSTADAFTLLERLESKLEATPGQLARASVELAKDWRTDKYLQKLEAMLIVTDGKELLVITGAGDVLEPEHGIAAIGSGGNFALAAARGLIDQDLDAEAIARRAMEIASDICVYTNGNLTVEKIGE, via the coding sequence ATGGCGGACGACAAATTTCCCGGGTGGCACGGCACAACGATCATCGGCGTTCGCAAGGACGGCGAGGTGGTGGTGGCCGGTGACGGGCAGGTAAGCCTTGGCCAGACGGTCATCAAAGGGTCTGCCCGCAAGGTGCGGCGCATTTCCCCTGGCGGTTTCGATGTGGTGTGCGGTTTCGCTGGCTCCACGGCTGATGCCTTCACCCTGCTCGAACGGCTCGAATCCAAGCTGGAGGCCACACCGGGCCAGCTTGCCCGTGCATCGGTTGAGCTTGCAAAGGACTGGCGCACCGACAAGTACCTTCAAAAGCTGGAGGCCATGCTGATCGTCACCGACGGCAAGGAGCTTCTGGTTATCACCGGCGCTGGAGATGTGCTTGAGCCCGAGCATGGCATTGCGGCCATCGGCTCCGGCGGCAACTTCGCACTGGCCGCCGCACGCGGCCTCATAGATCAGGATCTCGACGCCGAGGCCATCGCCCGCCGAGCGATGGAGATCGCCTCCGACATTTGCGTCTATACCAATGGCAACCTGACCGTTGAGAAGATTGGCGAATGA
- the addA gene encoding double-strand break repair helicase AddA: MTAPNEASAAQIRAAQPEMSTWLSANAGSGKTRVLTDRVARLLLRDVPPQNILCLTFTKAAAAEMQNRLFDRLGTWSMLDDATLGKALETVGEASPVGPDRLAKARRLFARAIETPGGLKIQTIHSFCSAILRRFPLEAGVPPGFTELDDVTAKARLREALDEVALSHPLVFDAFAALFSGLEVEAFCARLAGQREAFAEPASFESISNALGLPPGYTETAMLDEVFNGDEDDLITALLPHLRGGTSSDAKAAEGLADLPQEPLARLAVFDKRFIAQSGQKAGQARIGSFPTKATREGMPPDLLDELEALMARVESAHEPAKQLRLARRTAALHDFAAAFLPAYSAAKARRGELDFDDLIFKTRNLLTHEGVADWVLFRLDGGIDHILVDEAQDTGPEQWQVIDLISREITAGSGRREAGERTIFVVGDKKQSIYGFQGADPDGFERMADTFTDRLGQLGTPPQRMELQYSFRSAAPVLRVVDAAFPDAPPAMGGALTHIAFHEDMPGRVDLWPFIPKPEKSEEEEPPWFSPVDMVSADDPQVQLAERIAAEILRMQAEERLYEPVDGGFRPRRITDGDILILVQQRKLIFHEVIRACKAAGLEVAGADRVKLSEAMAVRDLLALLAFLDTADDDLSLAAALRSPLFGWSEDALYRLAQPRKGTLWQALRNHGEAGEPALGILEDLRDHAGFLRPYELLERILTHHQGRPRLLARLGAEAEESIDLLLSTALSYEQAETPSLTGFLAWMEASEIDIKRGQESGGRAIRVMTVHGAKGLEAPIVILAESGDRRPPREDGAVLLEGMPPLWKPSKADIPADLRPSFEELKEKQEEERLRLQYVAMTRAEQWLIVCGAGEAKEDKENWYRRTESALERVGAVSHLFPFGQGLRAQNTQPAGEDIVADDSQPAQGTTLPPHILMPLPAPARPAKILSPSSVPGPKTLPAEGSGNPDAMDRGSALHMLLEHLPDVPPSERQSRAVALLEAHAPTVAADVLPEALAVLAAPELASLFAGEALVEVPVCARLPELGERPMQGIIDRLIVTETHVTAIDYKSNVIVPARIEDTPTGLLAQMGAYASALSQIYPQHTVQTALLWTREPRIDLLPHDLVTNALKATAPA; the protein is encoded by the coding sequence ATGACAGCACCCAACGAAGCCTCCGCCGCCCAGATCCGCGCCGCGCAACCGGAGATGTCCACTTGGCTTTCGGCCAATGCAGGCTCCGGCAAGACACGCGTGCTGACAGACCGCGTGGCGCGGCTGCTGCTCCGCGACGTGCCACCGCAAAACATCCTGTGCCTGACCTTCACCAAAGCCGCTGCTGCCGAAATGCAAAACCGCCTGTTCGACCGGCTTGGCACCTGGTCGATGCTGGACGACGCCACGCTTGGCAAGGCCCTCGAAACGGTTGGCGAGGCCTCCCCAGTTGGCCCAGACCGCCTCGCCAAGGCGCGGCGGCTCTTTGCCCGGGCGATCGAAACGCCGGGCGGGCTGAAAATTCAGACGATCCACTCTTTCTGCTCGGCGATCCTGCGGCGCTTCCCGCTTGAAGCTGGCGTGCCGCCCGGCTTCACCGAGCTTGATGATGTCACCGCCAAAGCCCGGCTCCGCGAGGCGCTTGATGAGGTGGCGCTATCTCACCCGCTTGTGTTTGATGCCTTCGCCGCCCTCTTCTCGGGGCTGGAGGTAGAGGCCTTCTGCGCCCGTCTCGCTGGCCAGCGCGAGGCCTTTGCCGAGCCAGCCAGCTTCGAAAGCATCTCAAATGCTCTGGGCTTGCCGCCCGGTTACACGGAAACCGCGATGCTCGACGAGGTGTTCAACGGCGATGAAGACGATCTGATAACGGCCCTGCTCCCCCATCTGCGGGGGGGAACATCTAGTGATGCAAAAGCGGCCGAGGGCTTGGCCGATTTGCCGCAAGAGCCGCTCGCCCGCCTTGCGGTGTTTGATAAGCGCTTCATCGCGCAGTCTGGCCAGAAGGCGGGGCAAGCCCGGATCGGCAGCTTCCCGACCAAGGCCACCCGAGAAGGGATGCCCCCCGACCTGCTGGATGAACTCGAAGCGCTGATGGCCAGGGTGGAGTCTGCTCATGAACCCGCCAAGCAGCTCCGCCTGGCCCGCCGCACCGCTGCGCTGCACGATTTTGCAGCCGCATTCCTCCCAGCCTACAGCGCCGCCAAAGCGCGGCGGGGCGAGTTGGATTTTGATGATCTGATCTTCAAAACCCGCAACCTGCTGACCCATGAGGGGGTGGCAGATTGGGTGCTCTTCCGGCTCGACGGCGGGATAGATCATATTCTGGTGGACGAGGCGCAGGATACCGGCCCCGAGCAATGGCAGGTGATTGACCTGATCTCCCGCGAAATCACCGCCGGAAGCGGGCGGCGCGAGGCCGGTGAGCGCACCATCTTTGTGGTGGGTGACAAAAAGCAGTCGATCTACGGGTTTCAGGGGGCCGATCCCGATGGCTTCGAGCGGATGGCCGATACCTTCACCGACAGGCTAGGCCAGCTAGGGACGCCGCCGCAGCGGATGGAGCTGCAATATTCCTTCCGATCCGCCGCTCCCGTGCTGCGCGTTGTCGATGCCGCCTTCCCAGATGCGCCACCCGCTATGGGCGGCGCTCTGACCCACATCGCCTTTCATGAAGATATGCCCGGCCGGGTGGACCTTTGGCCGTTCATTCCCAAGCCTGAAAAGTCCGAGGAGGAAGAGCCGCCTTGGTTCTCTCCGGTCGACATGGTCAGCGCCGATGACCCGCAGGTGCAGCTGGCCGAGCGCATTGCGGCTGAGATCCTGCGCATGCAGGCAGAAGAACGGCTCTATGAGCCAGTGGATGGCGGCTTTCGTCCGCGCCGTATCACCGATGGCGATATCCTTATCCTCGTGCAGCAGCGCAAGCTGATCTTCCATGAGGTGATCCGGGCCTGCAAAGCCGCCGGGCTGGAAGTGGCGGGCGCGGACAGAGTCAAACTCTCCGAGGCGATGGCGGTGAGGGATTTGCTGGCCCTCCTCGCGTTCCTCGATACCGCCGATGATGACCTTTCGCTCGCCGCCGCGCTCCGCTCGCCGCTCTTTGGCTGGAGCGAAGACGCGCTTTATCGTTTGGCGCAGCCGCGAAAAGGCACGCTCTGGCAAGCGCTTCGCAACCACGGCGAGGCCGGAGAGCCAGCGCTGGGCATTCTCGAAGATCTGCGCGATCACGCCGGGTTCTTGCGCCCCTACGAGCTGCTCGAACGGATCTTGACCCACCACCAAGGTCGCCCCCGCTTGCTGGCCCGCCTTGGTGCAGAGGCCGAAGAGTCGATTGATCTGCTGCTGTCCACCGCACTTTCCTATGAGCAGGCCGAAACCCCCAGCCTGACCGGCTTCCTCGCGTGGATGGAGGCCAGCGAGATTGATATCAAGCGCGGCCAAGAGAGTGGCGGGCGCGCCATCCGGGTGATGACGGTGCATGGCGCCAAGGGCCTTGAAGCGCCCATCGTTATCCTTGCCGAAAGTGGCGACAGGCGGCCTCCGCGCGAGGATGGGGCCGTTTTGCTCGAAGGCATGCCCCCGCTCTGGAAGCCCTCCAAGGCCGACATACCGGCCGATCTGCGCCCATCGTTCGAGGAACTGAAGGAGAAGCAGGAGGAAGAGCGCCTGCGCCTGCAATACGTGGCCATGACCCGCGCGGAGCAATGGTTGATCGTTTGCGGCGCAGGTGAGGCCAAGGAAGATAAGGAAAACTGGTATCGCCGAACCGAAAGCGCCCTGGAGCGGGTCGGCGCGGTGTCTCACCTGTTTCCCTTCGGCCAAGGGCTCCGGGCGCAAAACACGCAACCGGCAGGGGAAGACATTGTAGCCGATGATAGCCAGCCAGCGCAGGGCACCACTCTTCCGCCCCACATCCTCATGCCACTCCCCGCGCCCGCACGCCCGGCCAAAATTCTCTCTCCTTCCAGCGTTCCGGGCCCCAAGACCTTGCCCGCCGAGGGCAGCGGCAACCCTGACGCGATGGATCGCGGGTCGGCCCTTCATATGCTGCTGGAGCATCTTCCGGATGTTCCGCCCAGCGAGCGCCAAAGCCGCGCCGTTGCCCTGCTTGAAGCGCACGCGCCCACCGTGGCCGCCGACGTTCTGCCAGAAGCACTTGCCGTGCTCGCCGCGCCAGAACTCGCCAGCCTCTTTGCCGGTGAGGCCTTGGTGGAAGTGCCGGTTTGCGCCCGCTTGCCCGAACTCGGCGAACGCCCCATGCAGGGCATCATCGACAGGTTGATCGTCACCGAAACACATGTCACCGCGATCGACTACAAATCCAACGTCATCGTTCCGGCTCGCATCGAAGACACACCCACCGGCCTTCTGGCTCAGATGGGCGCATATGCCTCCGCCCTTTCGCAAATATACCCCCAGCACACCGTCCAAACCGCCCTGCTCTGGACCCGTGAGCCCCGGATTGACCTTCTTCCACACGACCTTGTGACGAATGCACTCAAAGCCACTGCTCCTGCTTGA
- a CDS encoding MFS transporter, giving the protein MSFFGFLRSNAPFLLAGALLSFSSSFGQTFFISVFAGEIMGTFGLSDGQWGLIYTVGTTLSALAMVWAGALTDRYRVRALANIVGPGLALSCLAMAAVPGPVLLVFVIFALRLFGQGLFSHLSVVAMARWFIGRRGMALSISSLGFALGQAVLPVGAAAALLTMNWRWLWVVAAGLILAALPVLALLLRNERTPQSVASSAPMAGMDNHHWSRAEVLRHPLFWFSIPVLLGPAAWGTSLFFQQVHFAAIKGWALVDYVALMPVFTTLAIISTFTTGALIDRFGTARLMMLFMLPFAFGFLLLWQAESLHMAAAGLGMVALGVGAQATLPGSYWAEFFGTRHIGAIKAAAGAIMVFGSAIGPGISGWLIDAGYNFEEQLPWIAAYFVFAAVSITIGLTAARKRLPATP; this is encoded by the coding sequence ATGAGCTTCTTCGGCTTCCTTCGCAGCAATGCCCCATTCCTACTGGCCGGTGCATTGCTCTCCTTTAGCTCATCCTTCGGGCAAACCTTCTTCATTTCGGTTTTCGCGGGCGAGATCATGGGCACCTTCGGGCTCTCTGACGGCCAGTGGGGGCTCATCTATACCGTTGGCACCACCCTTTCGGCCTTGGCGATGGTCTGGGCCGGTGCCTTGACCGATCGCTACCGCGTGCGCGCCCTCGCCAATATCGTCGGGCCAGGTCTGGCACTCTCCTGCCTCGCGATGGCCGCCGTCCCCGGGCCGGTTCTTCTGGTGTTCGTCATCTTCGCACTCCGCCTGTTTGGACAAGGCCTGTTCAGCCATCTTTCTGTGGTTGCCATGGCGCGGTGGTTCATCGGTCGGCGCGGAATGGCGCTGTCGATCTCATCGCTCGGCTTTGCCCTCGGGCAAGCGGTTCTTCCCGTTGGAGCCGCGGCTGCTTTGCTGACAATGAACTGGCGGTGGCTGTGGGTTGTGGCCGCTGGCCTTATTCTGGCGGCGCTGCCCGTGTTGGCCCTCCTGCTGCGCAACGAAAGAACGCCTCAATCCGTCGCCAGCTCCGCGCCGATGGCCGGCATGGACAATCACCATTGGAGCCGCGCCGAGGTTTTGCGCCATCCTCTCTTCTGGTTCAGCATCCCGGTGCTGCTCGGGCCAGCGGCATGGGGCACCTCGCTGTTCTTCCAGCAAGTCCATTTCGCAGCAATAAAGGGCTGGGCGCTGGTCGATTACGTTGCGCTCATGCCGGTGTTCACCACCTTGGCCATCATCTCAACCTTCACCACCGGCGCGCTGATCGACCGCTTTGGCACGGCCCGGCTGATGATGCTCTTCATGTTGCCCTTCGCCTTTGGCTTCCTGCTGCTCTGGCAGGCGGAAAGCCTGCACATGGCAGCGGCAGGGCTTGGCATGGTCGCCCTTGGTGTCGGGGCTCAGGCCACCCTGCCGGGATCCTACTGGGCCGAGTTTTTCGGAACCCGCCACATCGGGGCAATCAAGGCCGCCGCCGGAGCGATCATGGTGTTCGGGTCCGCAATCGGGCCGGGCATTAGTGGTTGGCTCATTGACGCCGGCTACAACTTTGAAGAGCAGCTGCCGTGGATTGCCGCCTATTTCGTTTTCGCGGCGGTGAGTATCACCATCGGGCTGACGGCGGCGCGCAAACGGCTACCGGCTACGCCTTAG
- a CDS encoding alpha/beta hydrolase, whose translation MTGFLRLTLLILALSACAPRASLVIVPGAVGIGTPYTIFVGSTRERDPTKKALRYTERGPLGYLSYDVSVPPNRQPGEVRTARRRGADVQRDFVATAANRYATPQTFRGAVHQALKARPKARGNVIVYVHGYNNTIADAVFRLAQLTHDLKIDDLPVSYTWPSAENPLAYAYDRDSALFARDGLEQFLEEVSQSGARTITIVGHSMGSLVVMETLRQMAIRGDRKVLPKLNGVILMSPDLDVDLFRTQAKRIGNLPQPFIIFTSSRDKALRLSARLTGLPARLGNLPDVEAVADLDVTLIDVSSFQSGGLDHFVAAENPALLKILGQVGAVDAAFGTDNAGRAGLLPGTILTVRSATSIILSPVSALAGN comes from the coding sequence ATGACTGGTTTCTTGCGCCTTACGCTGCTGATTCTTGCGCTGTCCGCCTGCGCCCCGCGCGCCTCGCTGGTGATCGTGCCCGGCGCCGTGGGGATCGGTACGCCCTACACAATCTTTGTCGGCAGCACCCGGGAGCGTGACCCTACAAAGAAGGCCCTCCGCTACACGGAGCGCGGCCCGCTTGGCTACCTGTCCTATGACGTGTCCGTTCCGCCCAACAGGCAGCCCGGCGAGGTGCGCACCGCACGGCGCCGTGGCGCAGATGTTCAGCGCGATTTCGTCGCAACGGCGGCAAACCGTTACGCGACACCACAAACATTTCGTGGTGCGGTCCATCAGGCGTTGAAGGCCCGGCCAAAGGCGCGGGGGAACGTGATCGTCTATGTTCACGGCTACAACAACACCATCGCTGACGCAGTCTTCCGCCTCGCTCAGTTGACCCATGATCTCAAGATCGACGATCTGCCTGTCAGCTACACATGGCCCTCCGCCGAAAACCCGCTGGCTTACGCCTATGACCGCGACAGTGCCCTGTTTGCCCGGGACGGGCTGGAGCAGTTTCTGGAGGAAGTCTCGCAGTCCGGTGCCCGGACTATCACCATTGTCGGCCATTCGATGGGCTCGCTTGTGGTGATGGAAACCCTGCGCCAAATGGCCATTCGCGGTGATCGCAAAGTGCTGCCCAAGCTCAACGGCGTCATACTGATGTCGCCCGATCTGGATGTTGATCTGTTCCGCACCCAAGCCAAGCGGATCGGCAACCTGCCGCAACCCTTCATCATCTTCACCTCAAGCCGAGATAAGGCCCTGCGCCTGTCTGCCCGCCTTACTGGCCTGCCCGCCCGGCTGGGCAATCTGCCGGATGTAGAGGCCGTGGCAGACCTCGATGTCACCCTCATAGATGTTTCCAGCTTCCAGAGCGGCGGGCTGGATCACTTCGTGGCCGCCGAAAATCCGGCACTGTTGAAGATCCTCGGCCAAGTCGGTGCCGTCGATGCCGCCTTCGGAACCGATAATGCAGGCCGCGCCGGACTCCTCCCCGGCACAATCCTGACGGTGCGCAGCGCCACCTCCATCATCCTCTCGCCCGTGTCCGCGTTAGCCGGAAACTGA